One part of the Vitis riparia cultivar Riparia Gloire de Montpellier isolate 1030 chromosome 15, EGFV_Vit.rip_1.0, whole genome shotgun sequence genome encodes these proteins:
- the LOC117931814 gene encoding heavy metal-associated isoprenylated plant protein 47-like, which produces MKQKMVIRVPMNGEKKCRSKAMQTAVGVRGVESIALEGEDKNQIVVIGDSVDSVNLTCLLRKKFGSAELLSVSAVSEKKQKENMTEPGVLQPMVWSPYQAGVPQYYYSTVVCEDKNNYDTCSIM; this is translated from the exons ATGAAG CAAAAGATGGTGATCAGGGTCCCCATGAACGGTGAAAAGAAGTGCAGATCCAAAGCCATGCAGACTGCAGTTGGTGTACGAG GTGTTGAATCAATAGCTTTGGAAGGTGAAGATAAGAACCAAATTGTTGTCATTGGCGACAGTGTTGATTCAGTTAACTTGACATgtttattaaggaagaaattcGGGTCTGCTGAACTTCTAAGCGTCTCAGCGGTCAGTGAGAAGAAGCAGAAGGAGAATATGACTGAACCAGGGGTACTGCAGCCAATGGTTTGGTCACCATATCAAGCTGGTGTGCCACAATATTATTACAGTACTGTTGTTTGTGAAGATAAAAACAACTATGACACTTGCAGTATCATGTGA